In one window of Ferriphaselus amnicola DNA:
- a CDS encoding DUF4398 domain-containing protein, producing MKNLYYLRSYQMMKRLSLPVAAVALVAGCASSPPAPTEQMIVSRMAVSNAISIGGNEYAPVQTKSAVDKLEGAERAATEKNYGLARQLAEQAQVDAQLAASTARAAKAQKAADALREDNRVLRQEIERKTQ from the coding sequence ATGAAAAACCTCTACTACCTCAGATCGTACCAAATGATGAAGCGGCTTAGCCTGCCAGTCGCTGCCGTTGCTTTAGTGGCGGGCTGCGCAAGTTCACCTCCCGCGCCTACTGAGCAAATGATTGTGTCTAGGATGGCTGTGAGTAATGCCATTAGCATAGGTGGCAATGAATACGCGCCTGTGCAGACTAAATCAGCGGTGGATAAGTTGGAAGGTGCCGAGCGTGCTGCCACTGAGAAGAACTATGGATTAGCTCGACAGCTCGCTGAACAGGCTCAAGTGGATGCGCAACTGGCGGCATCGACAGCTCGAGCAGCCAAAGCACAAAAAGCGGCGGATGCACTACGCGAAGATAACCGCGTATTGCGCCAAGAGATCGAACGTAAAACCCAGTAA
- a CDS encoding OmpA family protein, with amino-acid sequence MKSTLNFPLALITVAILSACASTPTVNPVLADAHSSYDRARTNAQVTSLATAELNEAASSLNKADAAANKGGATTEVNHWAYVSKQQVGIAQETAKRKMAEQAVNNAGEKRNEVRLDARTAEADAAKRQVAIAQGTVDQQTAELAAAGANAERDRAVIAAQEQQLKELNAKKTERGLVITLSDVLFRTDKSQLEPGGVRNVQKLAAFLNKYPQRKVLIEGHTDSKGSDSHNQGLSERRADAVRVSLIDSGVGSERIATKGYGEAYPVASNGTASSRQLNRRVEIILSDANGNIAPR; translated from the coding sequence ATGAAAAGCACACTAAATTTTCCCTTGGCACTGATTACCGTCGCGATTCTGTCGGCCTGTGCCTCCACCCCGACCGTCAATCCGGTATTGGCCGATGCGCATAGTTCCTATGACCGTGCACGCACCAACGCCCAAGTCACCAGTTTGGCGACGGCTGAATTGAATGAAGCCGCTAGCTCGTTGAACAAGGCCGATGCGGCTGCCAACAAAGGTGGTGCGACGACTGAAGTTAACCACTGGGCGTATGTCTCCAAGCAGCAAGTTGGTATTGCGCAGGAAACAGCCAAGCGAAAGATGGCGGAGCAAGCGGTGAATAACGCCGGTGAAAAGCGTAACGAAGTTCGACTGGATGCCAGAACGGCTGAAGCCGATGCCGCTAAGCGTCAAGTAGCGATTGCGCAGGGTACGGTGGATCAGCAAACGGCGGAGTTGGCCGCCGCTGGTGCGAATGCCGAGCGCGATCGAGCAGTCATTGCCGCGCAAGAGCAGCAACTCAAGGAACTGAACGCTAAAAAGACCGAACGTGGTTTGGTGATCACGCTTTCCGATGTGTTGTTCCGCACCGACAAGTCGCAACTCGAACCGGGTGGTGTGCGCAATGTGCAGAAACTGGCCGCATTCCTGAATAAATATCCGCAGCGCAAGGTGTTGATCGAAGGCCACACGGATAGCAAGGGTAGCGACAGCCACAATCAGGGACTGTCTGAGCGGCGTGCTGATGCTGTGCGCGTTAGCTTGATCGACAGCGGTGTGGGCAGTGAGCGTATCGCCACTAAGGGCTACGGCGAAGCCTATCCCGTAGCCAGCAATGGCACGGCCAGCAGTCGTCAGTTAAATCGTCGCGTGGAGATCATTCTGTCCGACGCCAACGGCAACATTGCACCACGATAG
- a CDS encoding DUF3309 domain-containing protein — protein MPLSTIIVIILVLMLIGAIPTWPHSRSWGYGPSGGLGLVLTIVIILLLLGRL, from the coding sequence ATGCCATTGAGCACGATCATTGTGATCATTCTGGTGTTGATGTTGATCGGTGCGATTCCGACTTGGCCGCATAGCCGCTCTTGGGGATATGGCCCCAGCGGTGGTCTGGGCTTGGTGCTGACCATAGTCATCATCCTATTGCTGCTGGGGCGTTTGTGA
- a CDS encoding BON domain-containing protein, whose product MKQLKFISAILMTFVLLYSMGCASTATHEGTGEYVDDTVITTKVKAAIFSDDSLKSAEINVETYKGVVQLSGFVGTQHDISKAVEVAQSVKGVQSVKNDMRVK is encoded by the coding sequence ATGAAACAACTGAAATTTATCTCTGCAATCCTGATGACTTTTGTACTGCTGTATTCCATGGGCTGCGCCTCCACGGCAACGCACGAGGGCACCGGAGAATACGTCGATGACACGGTCATTACCACCAAAGTGAAGGCCGCCATTTTTAGCGACGATTCATTGAAATCTGCCGAAATCAATGTCGAAACCTATAAGGGCGTGGTGCAGTTGAGCGGCTTTGTCGGCACTCAACATGACATCAGCAAGGCGGTCGAAGTCGCCCAAAGTGTCAAGGGTGTGCAGTCCGTCAAGAACGATATGCGGGTCAAGTAG
- a CDS encoding DUF883 family protein: MDAKSSNLNAIIAPSKDRFMDEMRIVVADAEELLQATANQAGEGAAVARARIQKSLKVAKDRLIEAEAVVIERTRQAAKITDQYVHENPWKAIGISAGAGVIIGMLIARR; encoded by the coding sequence ATGGATGCAAAATCTAGCAATTTGAATGCAATCATCGCACCTTCCAAAGACAGATTCATGGATGAGATGCGCATCGTGGTAGCTGATGCAGAAGAGCTGCTGCAAGCTACGGCAAACCAAGCAGGAGAAGGCGCAGCCGTCGCCCGTGCACGTATTCAAAAGAGCTTGAAGGTTGCCAAGGATAGATTGATTGAGGCCGAAGCCGTGGTGATCGAACGCACTCGTCAAGCCGCCAAAATCACCGATCAATACGTGCATGAGAATCCTTGGAAGGCGATTGGTATCTCCGCCGGTGCAGGTGTGATCATTGGAATGCTGATCGCCCGTCGCTAG
- a CDS encoding phage holin family protein, which yields MSESSGLLESLQRMVGTLIAIGQSRLELLSNEMEEERLRVEQMLLYCSIALFFFGLSIMLLTVFIVVLFWDSHRLLILGGLAALFALAGLMLWGGLLHVARSRTKLFSASLAELSNDQDSLASRS from the coding sequence ATGTCTGAATCGTCGGGTCTGTTGGAGTCGCTACAGCGGATGGTGGGTACCTTGATCGCCATCGGCCAGTCGCGGCTGGAACTACTGTCCAACGAGATGGAAGAAGAGCGGTTGCGGGTAGAGCAGATGTTGCTCTATTGCAGCATCGCTCTTTTCTTCTTCGGGCTGTCCATCATGTTGCTGACGGTGTTCATCGTCGTGCTGTTTTGGGATAGCCATCGCTTGCTGATATTGGGCGGCTTGGCCGCATTATTTGCCTTAGCTGGGCTCATGCTCTGGGGCGGTTTGCTTCATGTGGCAAGATCAAGAACCAAACTCTTCTCGGCCAGCCTGGCCGAGTTGTCGAACGACCAAGACAGCCTAGCTTCTCGATCATGA